Genomic segment of Methanolobus mangrovi:
AAGATAAGTCCGGGCTCCGTTAGAGACAGCTTGCTCCCGGATGATAAGATCATCGTCCAAAAGCTTCGACACAACCCTAGAGCATTTACGACTGTCGATGTCAAGCATTTTCCAGAGTTCATTCTGGAAAACGCCTTCCTTACTGTCGCGAATAATGTTTAATGCATCTTCTTCGACACTCATGTTAGTTTCCACTGGGTGTTTATTCTTCCATCGGAACAACAAGAATAATATTATTTCCACGCAATACGACAGAGCCAAGGGATCTCAGACGCTCGCCGTTTGCTATCTCTACAGTATCCACCATATGCAGGTTCATGTAATCATCAGCACTTTTTAAAGTTCCTTCGAGGAGGTGAAGGTCACCTTTCATCTCTACCTGGACTTTGGATCCAACTAATTTCTGGACTTTCTTACTAGGGAACAAAATTAATCCTCACTTTCATTTAAAAGAATAATATTTACCTGTATGCCATTCTATTTTCAGGCTAATTAAAATAGCCAATATCGTATTTATTCTTGGCGATTTGCACATAAATACTTGATGCAGGGTCACATATAACCCTGTAATTCAGTACTATCCTGCACAGCATCCGGCTTTTTAGCCTTTATGCCAACCTGGGGTTTTGTAATTGGGCCAAATGTAGCTTCATAGTTCTGTATATGCTGATTAAGCCAGCGTACAAGTTCAACAGTTGCCAGAGGGGAAAGTATAACCTCAGTCTCAAGCCTTCTCTGAATGACCTGCTCATCGCCTTTCTTGCTCACAGCCATGGGCATATCATTGTAGAACCCGATCCTGAAATCATATGGACTGTGTCCGCCCACTGCGCCAATGGAGTAGACCTGCTTAAAATCATCAGGTTTATGTAATTCAATTCTGACATTCTTCTTTTTCTTTATCTCTTCAGGTTTATCGGTCATCTTGTCACCTTCGTTTTTTTCTGTGTCCATATAATCACATCCTCAATAGGCTTCTATCTGCAGACATAACTTTTATAATTTATGATACTGAAAATATTTAAGTGAGTGAGCAGAATGCAATATCAGCCTTCAACGAGTTTCTTAAGGCTTCTTGCCCGCAAGGATATTTCCCTCTTGGAATGTGCTGCAGCTATCATTTCCACAGCCTCAAGGTTACGTACCACATTATCGAGATATCCAAGCACATCTCCCGGATAAGCAGTTATTCCATAAAGGCTCTCAAGTTTCCTGACAATTCCATCCGGCTCATATCCTTCAGCCCTGATAGTAATGATCTTCTCTGAGAACTTTCGTTCAGCACAGCCACAATAAGGCGAATCACGGCAATTACAGGTCAGAAAATCAGCGGCAAACTCGAACAACTGATCACGCAGCGTGATATCCAGTTTATCCATATTCTCACCTTCAAATAATATATCCAGAGAAGCTCCCTGGAACACCCTTGAAGGAAGATTAACATTAAGGGCAGCAGATATGCGGGCAGCATACTTGTAATAGACCGAATCAAAGAACTCCAGATTGGAAACAGTAACCAGAGGGTCCTGCCCCACCAGAACGGAGTCACGAATCAGAAACGCCTTTGAAACTGAAAGAAAATGTCCTGCTGCTATCTTTCCGAATCTTGTAAGCGATATAAGATCATCTTTTTTATGCAGGAACTTATTTCTTGCAAGTTTGTTAAGCAAGAAATCTACGTTATAATCAGCCAGCATATTGGAGTGTATCTTTTCAAGGTCCTTCTTCGATGAAGTCACAGCGGCTGTTGCAAGAACTTCTTCCAGTTGTTCATCATCACCATACTGGACCTTTGTATGCTGCATCTCACCTTTAAGCAACTTCAGGGCAACAGCATCCTCTGTATCACCTTTGTCACCGGAATACTTCTTATTAGGAACAGCAAGCACAATTACCTCACCACGATCATGGTAATCAGGTCTTCCTGCACGACCTAGCATCTGAAGGAAATCCTGCATAGTGAGCCATTCAATACCCATTGCCAGGGATTCGAATATAACCTGTGATGCCGGGAAATCCACTCCGGCTGCAAGGGCTGCCGTTGTAACAACAACAGGGAGCTTGCCTTTGACAAAAGCAATCTCAACCTTTTTGCGTTCCTGACTTGTAAGGCCTGCATGATATGGAGCTGCAGATATTGGCAGT
This window contains:
- a CDS encoding DUF3467 domain-containing protein → MDTEKNEGDKMTDKPEEIKKKKNVRIELHKPDDFKQVYSIGAVGGHSPYDFRIGFYNDMPMAVSKKGDEQVIQRRLETEVILSPLATVELVRWLNQHIQNYEATFGPITKPQVGIKAKKPDAVQDSTELQGYM
- a CDS encoding LSM domain-containing protein, encoding MFPSKKVQKLVGSKVQVEMKGDLHLLEGTLKSADDYMNLHMVDTVEIANGERLRSLGSVVLRGNNIILVVPMEE
- a CDS encoding helix-turn-helix transcriptional regulator, whose translation is MSVEEDALNIIRDSKEGVFQNELWKMLDIDSRKCSRVVSKLLDDDLIIREQAVSNGARTYLLKVKEEERPCFDLLLSGDMFSPCAGCRDACQPETCWKLTAWVANLNDNEETEEKC